GCCGGCCAGCGTCGCGAAGCTCGCGAGGAACGCGTCCACGAGCGATGGCTGCCACCCCACGTCGTCTCCGAACATGACGAGAGGCCCGACGCCGAACGCGACGCCCAGCACCATGAGCGAGCCCATCATCGCGACCGTGGGGAACAGGACCACCGTGGCGTTGGCGCCGCGGGCCTTCCTGCGGGCCTGGAGCAGGAGCACCCCGGCGAGAGCGGCCGCCGGCGCGGCGAGCAGCCCCGTCGAGTCGGCCAGCGCGGATGCGGCGAACAGGACGCCCGCTCGGAAGCCGGCCTGGGTGTTCGCGAGCGACACGAACCGGGCGAGGTCGAACATGCCGTTGGCGAACAGCGCGAGCCCGAGCATGGCCTGGATGTTCGTGGTCGCGATGAACCCGAAGACGGGCGTCGCGGCGACGGCGAGGAAGAGCAGGATGCGCGTCGCCACGGGGATCCGACGCCGATACAGGGCCTTCAGCATCAGCTGGAGCAGGACGCCGGCGACGAGCGAGCCCGCGAGGCCGAGACCGAGCGCCCCGCCGGGGATGAGCATCGCCGTGACGCTGGTGATCGGCGGGTACAGATGCGTGATCCCGGTCACGCTGCTCACCGACCAGTCGAGCGCGCCGACACGCTCGGCCAGCTCGCCGTTGGGCGTCGCGGACCAGTCCCCGCCGGACGCGACGTGATACCAGATCGTCAGGGCGACGAACGGGAGCGCCAGGCCGAGCCGGAGGAGCCAGCGCTGCCACCGCTTCCTCGGGTACTTGTCGATCCACCCCGTCTCGCTCTCGACGTCGAGAGGCACGTCCCGTTCGAACAGCGCGCTCGCGGACACGACGTCTCCCTCCGTGGCAGAGGCGACGCCCGCGCGCGTGCCGCGCGACGATCCCCCGGCTTCAAGAATAACCGGTATCCCGGAACGCCCCCGGAGACGCTCTTCCGGAAGGGAAGGAGGGTCAGCTCTTGCCGAAGAGCTTCTGGATCTCCGCGAGGTCCGTCTCGCTCGGCTGCGTCGCGCCGCCGCCCAGGCCGAAGCCCGAGCCGGTGGGCTCCGAGGCCGGAGCCCCCGCGTTCTCCGCGGCGCGCCTGGCCGGGTTGCCCGAACGCGATCCCTGCGCCTTCTTGCCCTTCTTGCCGCGCTTGGCCGATGCGCCGGGCCTGCCCATGCCGGGCATCGCGCCCATGCCGGGGATGTTCGGCGTCCCGCCGCGGGCGACCGTCTTCATCATCTTCGCGGCCTGCTCGAAGCGGTTCACGAGCTGGTTCACGTCCGTGACGGTCACGCCCGATCCCCGCGCGATGCGCAGGCGGCGCGAGCCGTTGAGGATCTTCGTGTTCGTCCGCTCGACGGGCGTCATCGAGCGGATGATCGCCTCCGTGCGATCGATCTCGCGCTCGTCGAAGTCGTCGAGCTGCTGCTTCATCTGCCCCATGCCCGGGAGCATCCCGAGCATCTTCTTCATGGAGCCCATCTTCTTGAGCTGCTGCATCTGCTCGAGGAAGTCCTCGAGGGTGAACTGCTCCGTCGCGAGCTTCTCGGCGACCTTCTGCGCCTCCTCCTCGTCGAAGGCCTCCTGGGCCTGCTCGATGAGGGTGAGCACGTCGCCGAGGTCGAGGATGCGGCTCGCCATGCGGTCGGGGTGGAAGTCCTCGAGGTCGTCGAGCCCCTCGCCCGTCGAGGCGAAGATGATCGGCCGGCCGGTGACCGACGCGACCGACAGCGCGGCGCCGCCCCGCGCGTCGCCGTCGAGCTTCGACAGCACGATGCCCGTGACGTCGACGCCCTCCTGGAAGGCCTTCGCGGTGTTCACCGCGTCCTGTCCGATCATGGCGTCGATGACGAAGAGCACCTCGTCCGGCCGCGTCGCGCCGCGGATGTCGGAGGCCTGCTTCATGAGCTCCTCGTCGACGCCCAGTCGCCCGGCGGTGTCGATGATGACGACGTCGTGCTGCTGGCGACGGGCGTGCTCCACGCCGTCGCGCGAGACCTTGACGGGATCTCCGACGCCGTTGCCCGGCTCGGGCGCGTAGATCGCGGCCCCCGCGCGCTCGGCGACGACCTGCAGCTGGTTCACGGCGTTGGGGCGCTGCAGGTCGGCGGCGACGAGGAGCGGCGTGTGCCCGTCCTTCTCCAGCCGCTTGGCGAGCTTCCCCGCGAAAGTCGTCTTGCCCGAGCCCTGGAGACCGGCGAGCATGATGACGGTCGGCGGCGTCTTGGCGAGCTCAAGGCGGCGCTGCTCGCCGCCGAGGATGCCGACGAGCTCCTCGTTGACGATCTGCACGACCTGCTGCGCCGGGTTGAGCGCCTTGTTCACGTCGTCGCCCAGCGCGCGCTCGCGCACCTTCGCCGTGAACTCCTTCACGACCTGGAGCGCGACGTCCGCGTCGAGCAGGGCGCGGCGGATCTCCCGCACCGTCCCGTCGACGTCCGCGGGCGACAGCTTGCCCTTGGTGCGGAGGTTGCGGAAGGTGTCGGTGAGGCGCTCGGAGAGCGTGCCGAAAGTAGCCATGATGGGTCGATTTTACCCGGCGCCGGCCGTGTGACGACCGTGCCCGCCCGGCAGGGCGAGCGTCTCTCGCGAGAGGAACCGGCTACGGCGTCTCAGACGGGCAGCCGGGCGAGCGCGGCGAGCGTCGTCTCGAGGTGCGCGGAGAGCGCTCGCGTACCCGGCCCGGCCAGCGCCCAGGAGCGCAGCGACGTCAGCAGCGCTCCCGCATACGCGACCCCGGTGACGTCGGCCAGCACATGATCGGCGCCGCCGCGCCGCGCCAGGGCCGCGAGGGTCGAGGCGAGCCTCGCCAGGCGGACGGCGGCCTCGCGCTCGAGCTCCTCAGCCATCCCCATCGCCTCGGCGTTCGCGAAGACGAGGGCCAGCGCATCGGGCCGGAACCCGTCGGCGAAGGCGAGGAGGGCCGAGCGGATGGCCGGCCCGGGCCGAGCGGGCGACGCGTCCGACGCCCCGGCGATCGCGGACAGCCCGGCCGC
This window of the Microbacterium sp. AB genome carries:
- the ffh gene encoding signal recognition particle protein, translating into MATFGTLSERLTDTFRNLRTKGKLSPADVDGTVREIRRALLDADVALQVVKEFTAKVRERALGDDVNKALNPAQQVVQIVNEELVGILGGEQRRLELAKTPPTVIMLAGLQGSGKTTFAGKLAKRLEKDGHTPLLVAADLQRPNAVNQLQVVAERAGAAIYAPEPGNGVGDPVKVSRDGVEHARRQQHDVVIIDTAGRLGVDEELMKQASDIRGATRPDEVLFVIDAMIGQDAVNTAKAFQEGVDVTGIVLSKLDGDARGGAALSVASVTGRPIIFASTGEGLDDLEDFHPDRMASRILDLGDVLTLIEQAQEAFDEEEAQKVAEKLATEQFTLEDFLEQMQQLKKMGSMKKMLGMLPGMGQMKQQLDDFDEREIDRTEAIIRSMTPVERTNTKILNGSRRLRIARGSGVTVTDVNQLVNRFEQAAKMMKTVARGGTPNIPGMGAMPGMGRPGASAKRGKKGKKAQGSRSGNPARRAAENAGAPASEPTGSGFGLGGGATQPSETDLAEIQKLFGKS
- a CDS encoding TetR/AcrR family transcriptional regulator, with the protein product MANARAGRPRASSREVLAEAACELFLEKGFDATSIADIANRAGVSRSSFFNYASSKSGLLWAGFDERAAGLSAIAGASDASPARPGPAIRSALLAFADGFRPDALALVFANAEAMGMAEELEREAAVRLARLASTLAALARRGGADHVLADVTGVAYAGALLTSLRSWALAGPGTRALSAHLETTLAALARLPV